Proteins co-encoded in one Bos taurus isolate L1 Dominette 01449 registration number 42190680 breed Hereford chromosome X, ARS-UCD2.0, whole genome shotgun sequence genomic window:
- the SPRY3 gene encoding protein sprouty homolog 3, with the protein MDAAVTDDFQQILPIEQLRSTHASNDYVDRPPVPCKQALSSPSLIVQTHKSDWSLATMPTALPRSLSQCHQLQPLPQHLSQSSIASSMSHSTTASDQRLLASITPSPSGQSIIRTQPGTGAHPKADGALKGEAEHSAMHPSEHLFICEECGRCKCVLCTAARPLPACWLCNQRCLCSAESLLDYGTCLCCVKGLFYHCSTDDEDNCADEPCSCGPGSCFVRWAAMSLISLFLPCLCCYLPTRGCLHLCQQGYDSLRRPGCRCKRHTNTVCRKISSGSAPFPKAQEKSV; encoded by the coding sequence ATGGATGCTGCAGTGACAGATGATTTCCAACAAATTCTGCCCATTGAACAGCTGCGCTCTACTCACGCTAGCAATGATTATGTGGACCGTCCTCCAGTTCCCTGTAAACAGGCCCTCTCCAGTCCTTCCCTTATCGTGCAAACCCACAAATCTGATTGGTCCCTGGCTACCATGCCCACTGCTCTGCCCCGCAGTCTCAGCCAGTGCCATCAGTTGCAGCCCTTGCCTCAGCATTTGAGCCAGTCTAGCATTGCCAGCTCAATGTCCCATAGTACCACTGCCTCTGATCAAAGGCTCTTGGCCAGCATCACGCCCTCACCTTCAGGCCAGTCCATCATCCGAACCCAGCCTGGAACCGGAGCCCACCCAAAGGCTGACGGTGCTCTGAAAGGAGAAGCTGAGCACTCTGCCATGCACCCCAGTGAGCACCTCTTCATCTGTGAGGAGTGTGGGCGCTGCAAGTGTGTCCTCTGTACAGCAGCTCGCCCTCTCCCCGCTTGCTGGCTATGCAACCAGCGTTGCCTTTGCTCTGCTGAGAGCCTCTTAGATTATGGCACTTGTCTCTGCTGTGTTAAGGGCCTCTTCTACCACTGTTCCACTGACGATGAAGACAACTGCGCCGATGAGCCCTGCTCCTGTGGGCCTGGCTCTTGCTTCGTCCGCTGGGCAGCCATGAGCCTCATCTCCCTCTTCTTACCCTGCCTGTGCTGCTACCTGCCTACCCGTGGATGCCTCCATCTGTGCCAGCAGGGCTATGATAGTCTCAGGCGACCAGGCTGCCGTTGTAAGAGGCACACCAACACTGTGTGCAGAAAAATCTCTTCTGGTAGTGCGCCCTTCCCCAAGGCCCAGGAAAAGTCTGTATGA